Proteins encoded together in one Ammospiza nelsoni isolate bAmmNel1 chromosome Z, bAmmNel1.pri, whole genome shotgun sequence window:
- the LOC132086283 gene encoding molybdopterin synthase sulfur carrier subunit-like has protein sequence MRCQVSVLYFARSAELAGLRCETLSVPREITSLQLWEEIVKVHPRLALIRDQVVFAVRQEYVLLGDQLLVLQPGDEVAIIPPISGG, from the exons ATGCGCTGCCAG GTCTCGGTGCTGTATTTCGCCAGGAGCGCGGAGCTGGCGGGGCTGCGCTGCGAGACCCTCTCGGTGCCACGGGAGATcacctctctgcagctctgggaggagatCGTCAAGGTACACCCCAG GCTTGCTCTCATCCGGGATCAAGTGGTGTTTGCTGTTCGGCAGGAGTACGTGCTTCTTGGAGAtcagctcctggtcctgcagccTGGAGACGAGGTTGCCATCATCCCACCAATTAGTGGAGGCTGA
- the LOC132086282 gene encoding molybdopterin synthase catalytic subunit has translation MEENEDVPKDFIKLKSEKLSVDEVSELVVSPYCGAVSLFIGTTRNNFEGKNVIHLEYEAYTSMAETEIGKICRDVRQKWPSVKHIAVHHRLGVVPITEASVIIAVSSPHRAESLEAVMYCINALKASVPIWKKEIYEDEYSWKENKECFWANSEK, from the exons ATGGAAGAAAACGAAGATGTGCCAAAAGATTTTATCAAGCTCAAGTCTGAAAAGCTCTCTGTAGATGAAGTGTCAGAGCTGGTTGTTTCGCCATACTGCGGGGCAGTGTCTCTGTTCATTG GTACtacaagaaataattttgaaggaaaaaatgtcaTTCACTTAGAATATGAAGCATATACTTCAatggcagagactgaaatagGGAAAATCTGCAGAGATGTTAGACAGAAATGGCCTTCAGTCAAACATATTGCAGTGCACCACAGACTTGG TGTGGTTCCAATAACTGAAGCAAGTGTAATTATTGCAGTCTCCTCTCCGCACAGAGCAGAATCCCTTGAAGCAGTGATGTACTGCATCAATGCCTTAAAAGCATCTGTTCCTATATGGAAAAAG GAGATTTATGAGGATGAATattcttggaaagaaaacaaggaatgCTTTTGggcaaattcagaaaaataa